The sequence CCGAGCGCCTCGGCGCGCTGGTCTCCGGCAAGCGGGTGGCGAGCGACGACGAGCTGGTCAAGCAGATCAGCCGCCTGCTGCGCGCCCGCGAGGACCGCTGACGAGCCCCACTACCTCCTGGTCGGGCGCAGGAAGTCGCGGACGAAGGTGCGGTGCCACCAGCAGCCGGTGGCCCGCAGCTCGCGCCACGTGGTGAACCGGTAGCGGAAGACCCTGGCCCGCACCTGGGCCGGCGGGGCGCCGGGGAACGGGTTGTGCCGCAGCAGCCGCAGCGTGTCCCGGTCGTTCTCCAGCAGCCGTTCCACGAACGGGCCGAACCAGGCACGGGCGTACGCGGGCGACAGCGCCGCGAACCACATCAGCCAGTCCAGCCGCAGATGGTACGGGGCGAACTGGCGCGGCAGCCTGCGCGGGTCGCCCGGCTTGCCCCGAAAGCCGTATTCCTTCCACACCGTGCCCGGGTGCACCACCGCGTCGTCGGTGCCCTCGACCACCACCTCCAGCCGGACCCGGCTGACGCTGCCGAACGCGCCGTACGTGTTGACCAGGTGCAACGGGTCGAAGGACCGGTTCATCACCTGACGGCGGGAGACCAGATTGCGGGCCGGGTGGTAGCTGAGGGCGAGGATCAGCACGGTCACCGCGATCACCACGGCCTCGTACCATACGGGCGCGCCCCGCTGGGCCGGCGGCTCGGTCAGCGGCGACCAGTCGATGACCGGCAGGGCGAGCGTGATGGTCAGCCAGTTCAGCCAGGCGAAGTTCCCCGAGAGCACCAGCCACAACTGCGTGACGATCATCAGCCCGGCCGCCACGCTCGCCACCGGCTGCGGGGTGAGGAGCAGGACCGGGACGAGCAGCTGGGTCACATGGTTGGCCGCCGCCTCCGCCCGGTGCACGGGCCGGGGGAGACGGTGGAAGAACCAGCTCAGGGGCCCCGGCATCGGCTGGGTCTCGTGGTGGAAGTACAGGCACGTCAGATTCCGCCAGCAGGCGTCGCCGCGCCACTTGATGAGCCCGGCGCCGAACTCCAGCCGGAACAGCACCCACCGCAGCAGCCACAGCACGAGCACCGGTGGCGCCGTGTCCGCGTTGCCCAGGAAGACGGCGAGGAATCCCGTTTCGAGGAGCAGCGACTCCCAGCCGAAGCCGTACCAGACGCCGCCGACCTGCACGATCGACAGATACAGCAGCCACGGCAGGGCCCAGAGCGCCATCGCGGCCCCCAGCGGCACCCGGTTGTCCACGCCCACGATCAGCGCGACGGCGACCGCGCAGCCGGTCCAGGCGACCACGGCGAAGAAGCGGTCGGAGTAGTGGAGGCGGAAGAGGCCGGGCGCGCCGCGCCAGTCGGTGCGCCGCAGGACCTCCGGGGCGGGCAGCATGCCGCGTTCACCGATCAGCGCCCGGAACTGGAGCGCCGCGCCGAGGAACGCGGCCAGATAGACGACGGCGAGGGCCTTCTGAAAGACCAGCCGGCCGAGCCAGTACCCGTCCGCGGTGAACCACTCCATCGCTACCAGTATCGGGCCCCCAGCCTCCGCGCGCCGAACAGGCCCGGGGCGCCGTCCGTTTGCGGCGGGCCGGGAAGTGCGGCAGACATGAGGGGAGCGACCGGGAGACCGGTGACCAGGCAGGAGACCCCTTCGTGCACTCACGCATACGTCTGCGACGCACCGCGCCCGCCCTTCTCTCCGCCGGCCTCCTCCTCGCCGCGGGCTGCGCACAGGAGACCTCCCGGCCCGCGAGGACGGCCGCAGCGGACGTCCTGCTCCAGGCGGCCGCCGACCCCGGCCCGTCCCCGTTCACCGGCTCCTCGGCCGGCGCGCCCGTTGCGGCGCCGGGCACGCACCCCGACAGCCGCTCCCCGGCACCGCCCGGCGGCGGGAAGCCGCTCACCCGCACCGGATCGACGCCCGGCCTCTACGGCGGAACGCGCGCCGTCCCGTCCTGCGACGTCGAGACCCAGATCCGCATGCTCGCCGCGGACCCGGCCAGGGAAGCGGCCTTCGCGCGCACCGTGTCCGTCGGCCCCGCCCGGGTCCCCGCCTTCCTGCGCGCCCTGACCCCCGTCCTGCTGCGCGCCGACACCCTGGTCACCGGCCACGGTTACCGCGCGGGCTCGGTCACCGCGTTCCGGTCGGTGCTCCAGGCGGGCACCGCGGTCATGGTCGACGGCCGCGGCCTCCCGCGCGTCCGCTGCGCCTGCGGCAACCCCCTGGACCCGCCGGGCGTGGCGGACGTGGC comes from Streptomyces sp. Mut1 and encodes:
- a CDS encoding lipase maturation factor family protein is translated as MEWFTADGYWLGRLVFQKALAVVYLAAFLGAALQFRALIGERGMLPAPEVLRRTDWRGAPGLFRLHYSDRFFAVVAWTGCAVAVALIVGVDNRVPLGAAMALWALPWLLYLSIVQVGGVWYGFGWESLLLETGFLAVFLGNADTAPPVLVLWLLRWVLFRLEFGAGLIKWRGDACWRNLTCLYFHHETQPMPGPLSWFFHRLPRPVHRAEAAANHVTQLLVPVLLLTPQPVASVAAGLMIVTQLWLVLSGNFAWLNWLTITLALPVIDWSPLTEPPAQRGAPVWYEAVVIAVTVLILALSYHPARNLVSRRQVMNRSFDPLHLVNTYGAFGSVSRVRLEVVVEGTDDAVVHPGTVWKEYGFRGKPGDPRRLPRQFAPYHLRLDWLMWFAALSPAYARAWFGPFVERLLENDRDTLRLLRHNPFPGAPPAQVRARVFRYRFTTWRELRATGCWWHRTFVRDFLRPTRR
- a CDS encoding DUF6777 domain-containing protein — translated: MHSRIRLRRTAPALLSAGLLLAAGCAQETSRPARTAAADVLLQAAADPGPSPFTGSSAGAPVAAPGTHPDSRSPAPPGGGKPLTRTGSTPGLYGGTRAVPSCDVETQIRMLAADPAREAAFARTVSVGPARVPAFLRALTPVLLRADTLVTGHGYRAGSVTAFRSVLQAGTAVMVDGRGLPRVRCACGNPLDPPGVADVAAGKGERWAGFDPARTVVIEPAARPVAELVIVDVERRAWIARPSGDEGAGDRAPAVPPPYGPGTDITGPLPELPPAGTKEPRPPKRSERPEEPAEPTPSRSRPPGDCPPSAGPTPPGEPAGATGAPARSPGETNCPTPTGAPTEPRPDEPRSDEPEPDEPPRDPVPSMTGEPQTSIRLPRHERPVDGGAARRR